From a region of the Paenibacillus sp. R14(2021) genome:
- a CDS encoding phosphotransferase enzyme family protein produces MRDTFASNLPNHEVLDWFTIQSAVPLGGRLNKHWLVNLKGERFVLRQWSNGTPLEDVEYEVNLLASIAQLGWPVAAVIEGPVMLAGNIWGLFPFLHGEPPSAADAKTEQRARGRLMAQFHYELSKLSGIGQRKDWRRCEEILIDYELDRLLSAHEQRRPEEVRILRWHLERARKRVERLELHSRPGIVIHGDFTPWNLRFHEGKLSGLLDFELAHWDHRVGEFALSWRGKYDEVVLGYDEVSPLDPAEWELITPMWWAGLIEGACRHLKEGKQDDGWIIKKLLERSPLMGQDAVPFR; encoded by the coding sequence GTGAGAGACACTTTCGCTTCGAATCTTCCGAATCATGAGGTCTTAGATTGGTTTACGATCCAGTCGGCAGTTCCGCTGGGCGGGAGACTCAATAAGCACTGGCTTGTGAACTTGAAGGGCGAGCGCTTTGTTTTGCGCCAATGGTCGAACGGAACACCGCTTGAGGATGTCGAGTACGAGGTGAATTTGCTCGCAAGCATCGCGCAGCTGGGATGGCCGGTTGCGGCCGTCATCGAAGGACCGGTCATGCTCGCGGGGAATATATGGGGGCTCTTTCCATTTCTTCACGGCGAACCGCCGTCAGCAGCGGACGCGAAGACTGAACAGCGTGCAAGGGGGCGCCTTATGGCTCAATTTCACTATGAGCTGAGCAAGCTCAGTGGAATCGGACAGCGCAAGGATTGGCGGCGATGTGAAGAAATTCTCATTGATTACGAGCTAGATCGATTACTGTCGGCGCATGAACAGAGGAGACCCGAGGAAGTACGCATCTTGCGGTGGCATCTGGAGCGTGCCCGTAAGCGGGTGGAGAGGCTTGAGCTTCATTCCCGGCCGGGTATCGTGATCCATGGTGATTTTACACCGTGGAACTTACGCTTCCATGAAGGTAAGCTGTCCGGCCTGCTCGACTTCGAGCTTGCGCATTGGGATCATAGAGTCGGCGAATTTGCGCTCTCTTGGCGGGGGAAATACGACGAAGTCGTACTCGGTTATGACGAAGTATCACCCCTCGATCCTGCGGAGTGGGAACTCATCACTCCGATGTGGTGGGCAGGACTCATTGAAGGCGCCTGCAGGCATCTGAAGGAAGGCAAGCAAGACGACGGCTGGATCATCAAGAAATTGTTGGAGCGCTCGCCCTTGATGGGACAGGATGCCGTTCCATTTCGTTAA
- the spoVB gene encoding stage V sporulation protein B, which translates to MASPEHSFMRGTLVLSVAAFINRILGFISGMYVARVLGAEGIGILMMAHPLVPLVITITELGLPVAISKLVAEASARGERMKVRRILHVSLVVTGFLSVLLTTASLLGSQWIASLLLSDQRAYYAMLAITPIAPIIAVSAVLKGYFRGMQQMKTIAASDVLEHTVQIACVLALVHLLMPYGVAYAAAGAMAASVVSEAISLSFLLVSYKLRGETKMPGDTWASHLKQGRSTLSELLRIGLPTTGQGVIQSVYGAFQPLLITTSLALAGISTAAATKQFGLLAGYAFPLLFMPSFITQSLSTALVPAIGEASANKNSMLMHERMNQALGLGLLVGAPATVILYVWAVPLTTLVYNAPEAGLLLKILAPLFFLHYFDAPLHAILLGLGRASATLWNYVAATALRAASIFVFGSQFGIAGVTFGIGIGIVVQALLNFLSISSTIGFYWKMSPYIKIGFCMVLMALCGRSAFDYLIAHGVPLLGSAVSSIAGSLCLYFVLLLLTNALNWRGARRTPTPW; encoded by the coding sequence ATGGCTTCGCCGGAACATTCGTTCATGAGGGGTACGCTAGTCTTATCTGTCGCTGCGTTTATTAACCGGATTCTCGGCTTTATCAGCGGCATGTATGTCGCGCGCGTCCTCGGTGCCGAGGGCATCGGCATCCTCATGATGGCCCACCCGCTCGTGCCGCTCGTCATTACCATCACGGAGCTTGGCTTACCGGTTGCGATCTCCAAGCTGGTAGCGGAGGCCAGCGCCCGCGGCGAGCGGATGAAAGTAAGGCGTATTCTGCACGTCTCGCTCGTTGTCACCGGCTTCCTGAGCGTGCTGCTTACGACCGCCTCGCTGCTCGGCTCCCAGTGGATTGCCTCTCTCCTGCTGAGCGACCAGCGCGCCTATTACGCCATGCTCGCGATTACTCCGATTGCGCCGATCATTGCCGTCTCCGCCGTGCTGAAAGGGTATTTTCGCGGCATGCAGCAGATGAAGACCATCGCTGCATCCGACGTGCTCGAGCATACGGTGCAAATTGCCTGCGTACTCGCATTGGTCCATTTGCTGATGCCATACGGCGTTGCTTATGCAGCCGCCGGAGCGATGGCCGCCTCCGTCGTCAGCGAAGCGATCAGCCTTTCTTTTCTGCTCGTCAGCTACAAGCTGCGCGGAGAGACCAAGATGCCGGGCGATACATGGGCAAGCCATCTAAAGCAAGGAAGAAGCACGCTCTCCGAGCTGCTGCGGATCGGCCTGCCGACTACCGGACAAGGCGTCATCCAATCGGTATACGGCGCGTTTCAGCCGCTGCTTATTACGACGAGCCTCGCGCTGGCCGGCATCAGCACGGCAGCAGCCACGAAACAATTCGGCCTGCTGGCCGGGTACGCGTTTCCGCTGCTCTTTATGCCGAGCTTTATTACGCAATCCTTGTCTACCGCGCTCGTGCCCGCGATCGGCGAAGCATCGGCAAACAAGAACAGTATGCTCATGCATGAACGGATGAACCAGGCGCTTGGCCTCGGGCTTCTGGTCGGCGCTCCGGCAACTGTAATTCTGTATGTCTGGGCCGTTCCCCTCACCACGCTCGTCTACAACGCCCCGGAAGCCGGCCTATTGCTGAAAATATTGGCGCCGCTATTTTTCCTCCACTACTTCGACGCGCCGCTGCATGCCATTCTGCTCGGTCTTGGCCGTGCGAGTGCAACGTTATGGAACTATGTCGCAGCCACCGCGCTCAGGGCGGCCTCGATCTTCGTCTTCGGCAGCCAATTCGGCATCGCCGGCGTTACGTTCGGCATCGGCATTGGCATCGTCGTGCAGGCGCTGTTGAACTTCTTGTCTATTTCAAGCACAATCGGCTTCTATTGGAAAATGTCCCCTTATATCAAAATCGGTTTCTGCATGGTGCTCATGGCGCTTTGCGGACGCTCGGCCTTCGACTACCTGATCGCCCATGGCGTGCCGCTGCTCGGGAGCGCCGTCAGCTCCATCGCCGGTTCGCTCTGCCTGTACTTCGTCCTGCTCCTGCTGACGAACGCGCTCAATTGGAGAGGCGCGCGCCGTACGCCGACGCCATGGTAG
- a CDS encoding beta-galactosidase, with protein MIEIIHKQIVIDGKPQLIFCGELHYYRLPRTEWQDRINKLKDTGCNAVASYVPWLCHEPIEGQFDLDGHTRPELDLAGFIDLCQANGLYFFVRPGPFIMAEMKNEGIPYWVYEKHPEVIPLGWDGAAATTRTLDYLAPGFLAAARSWYAAVMAVVAPRLHGKGGTVIGVQLDNEIGMLSWVSNCPDLTEHVVADFADWLGRTYESEVLKERYPFSLEDGNVRIEAIRSPGESYAAELLHDLGYYMRNRFARYAATLRSYAEEFGVRDVPFFINIHGTGGGRGFTYPIGISQLYEAYTQAPGYVSGSDIYLGDLTISNFQDLYLINGFMDAVHLPDQPLTSLEFECGDGNYGNNLSGRYDVSAADFKTRMCIAQGNRMINYYLMTGGFNYRMDIKTGDGNDRVSFTGERHGFAAPISPEGELNYTYPRMTRAIKTMMAAGDKLAVMKEELDDVAFAFIPDYYMTEYRYPKSGKVGEILANIEENRANGGWEIMGRSMLLAGYRFGSVDIQHKPLDPAATPVLALPCALYLSADIQRKLADYIIEGGGLLLYGQVPQYDMEGKPCTILSDVLGIRVQGTVQNSHNMSPAVVAAGWASGRPEVHTAAAQLLESGRNEVILHMYETGAACGVEASVGSGRAIFITAAYSCDVALFREALERLGAKAGLTHDHRDLGLFTTSTVNNAGERFIHVLNLDGFDKEFHLTEHGVKLFGGRPLTMSGKDGAMLPVGVAFGDIRIAYATAEITSVSGDAISFRLTQPEDVIAFETTRVITPSADYTVEDKGGMKFVMSRKHAKVDDRLKVRFQP; from the coding sequence ATGATTGAAATCATCCATAAGCAAATCGTGATCGACGGCAAGCCCCAACTGATCTTTTGCGGCGAATTGCACTATTACCGGCTTCCTCGGACGGAGTGGCAGGACCGTATCAATAAGCTGAAGGATACCGGGTGCAATGCGGTTGCTTCTTACGTTCCTTGGCTCTGTCATGAGCCGATTGAAGGGCAGTTCGATTTGGACGGCCATACCCGGCCGGAGCTTGATCTCGCCGGATTCATTGATCTCTGCCAGGCCAACGGGCTTTATTTCTTCGTCCGCCCGGGTCCGTTCATCATGGCGGAAATGAAGAACGAAGGCATTCCTTACTGGGTGTATGAGAAGCATCCGGAGGTGATCCCCCTGGGCTGGGACGGCGCCGCGGCGACGACGCGCACGCTCGATTATTTGGCGCCGGGCTTTCTTGCGGCTGCGCGCAGCTGGTATGCTGCAGTCATGGCGGTCGTTGCGCCCCGGCTGCATGGCAAAGGCGGAACGGTAATCGGCGTACAACTCGACAATGAGATCGGCATGCTATCCTGGGTCAGCAATTGTCCGGATTTAACGGAACATGTTGTTGCCGATTTCGCTGATTGGCTGGGCAGAACCTATGAGTCCGAAGTGCTGAAGGAGCGGTACCCATTCAGCTTGGAGGATGGTAATGTTCGCATTGAAGCAATACGTTCGCCCGGGGAAAGCTATGCCGCGGAGCTGCTGCATGATTTGGGTTATTACATGCGTAACCGGTTTGCCCGTTACGCGGCGACGCTTCGCTCCTATGCGGAGGAGTTCGGCGTTCGCGATGTGCCGTTCTTCATTAACATTCACGGAACCGGCGGTGGCAGGGGATTTACATATCCGATCGGTATCAGCCAGCTCTATGAAGCCTATACGCAGGCTCCCGGGTATGTGTCCGGCTCGGATATCTATCTTGGCGACTTGACGATAAGCAATTTCCAGGACTTATACCTGATCAACGGCTTCATGGATGCCGTCCATTTGCCGGACCAGCCGCTGACGTCGCTTGAATTCGAATGCGGCGACGGCAATTACGGCAACAACCTATCGGGCCGCTACGATGTGTCGGCAGCGGATTTTAAGACGCGCATGTGCATTGCGCAGGGCAACCGGATGATCAACTACTATTTGATGACCGGCGGATTCAACTATCGAATGGACATCAAAACCGGGGACGGCAATGACCGTGTCTCTTTTACCGGCGAACGTCACGGCTTCGCAGCCCCGATCAGTCCCGAAGGCGAGCTCAACTATACCTATCCGCGCATGACGCGCGCCATCAAGACGATGATGGCCGCGGGCGATAAGCTTGCGGTCATGAAAGAAGAACTCGACGACGTTGCGTTCGCATTTATCCCCGACTACTACATGACGGAGTATCGCTATCCGAAGAGCGGGAAGGTTGGCGAGATACTGGCGAACATTGAAGAAAACCGAGCAAACGGCGGATGGGAAATCATGGGCCGATCCATGCTGCTTGCAGGTTATCGGTTCGGTTCGGTGGATATTCAGCATAAGCCGCTCGATCCGGCAGCGACGCCGGTATTGGCTCTGCCTTGCGCACTTTATTTAAGCGCAGACATTCAGCGTAAGCTGGCGGACTATATAATTGAAGGAGGCGGTCTGCTGCTGTACGGCCAAGTGCCGCAATATGATATGGAAGGCAAACCATGCACGATTCTTAGCGATGTGCTTGGCATCCGGGTACAAGGGACGGTACAGAACAGTCACAACATGTCGCCGGCCGTCGTTGCCGCAGGCTGGGCTTCCGGCCGTCCGGAAGTGCACACGGCTGCCGCCCAGCTGCTGGAGTCAGGTCGGAATGAAGTGATCCTGCATATGTATGAAACGGGCGCGGCGTGCGGCGTTGAAGCAAGCGTCGGCAGCGGCCGTGCCATTTTTATTACGGCCGCATACAGCTGCGACGTAGCTTTGTTCCGAGAGGCGCTTGAGCGGTTAGGCGCCAAAGCCGGCTTGACGCATGATCATCGTGATCTGGGGCTGTTCACGACTTCGACCGTGAATAACGCCGGAGAACGATTCATTCATGTGCTTAATCTGGACGGCTTCGATAAGGAGTTCCATCTGACCGAGCATGGCGTTAAGCTGTTCGGCGGGCGGCCATTGACGATGTCCGGCAAGGACGGCGCGATGCTGCCGGTCGGCGTTGCGTTCGGCGATATTCGCATCGCTTACGCAACCGCAGAAATCACGTCTGTATCGGGCGACGCAATCTCGTTCCGATTGACGCAGCCGGAGGATGTCATCGCGTTTGAAACAACGCGCGTCATCACCCCAAGTGCGGATTACACGGTTGAAGATAAAGGCGGCATGAAGTTTGTCATGTCGCGTAAGCATGCTAAGGTGGATGACAGGCTGAAGGTCCGTTTTCAACCGTAA